The DNA region TGAGTACCCCCATCCCAGGCACCCCAGGGCTCAGCCCTCGCCACCCACCCCTGTCGTGCCCACCCCATCATCCCTCCCCATGCCAGGTCCTCTTCTGCGCCGACCTCCGCCAGGGCCAGCAGCCAGCCGGCAGCCGGGatcgggccggggggggccgagGCAAGGGCAGCCATGAGGAAGAGCCCCCCTAGGGACACCCCAGGAGGGACAGAGCCCCTGGGTCAGCGGCTGTGGGGGGGATTGCTGCGCCTGCTCCCAGCCTGGGATGCGCAGGGTCGTGGgcagctgcctgtcccctgcccacTGGGTGCTTGGgaggagctgctgccctgggcagtgaggctggggggggtcagggctgtgtccagcccCTGCCCAGGGTAGAGCCGAGCCAAGCGGCGTTGGCCTCTTGCCTTTATTACAAGCAATAAAATAGAAACATCCATTTGGAAAATTCTCCTTAAACAtgctggggggggacgacagtgCCAGGGCAGGcgtggggaggaaggaaggggtgTGGGAGGGGGCCCAGGATGCAGCCCTgagctgggggggtcctgggggctgcccctgccccgaCGCAGAGCTCTGCTGTGAGCCTGCGGTGGGGGGCAGCCCCACACGCCCAGGGTGAGCAGGGCAGGGTGCCCCCACACCGTCCCCTCCCTGGCTCCAGCACTGCAGGGCCCCCCACCCCACACTGTGTCCATGGGAGGGCTGGacgccccccggccccctccgcaGCACCCCCAGGATGCGGCCATGTGGGGCCGTGGTCAGTCTGGTGGGAGGCGCTGAGCTCTGCTCACAGGCAGGCACCCACAGTCCGACCCTGCGGGGAGAAGTGGGGTGAGAGCCTGGCGGCAGCCCCAAGACCtgcgggatggggatgggggggtcggGGCTCACCGTTGCTGGTGCCCCCCGCCAGCCGCTCGCCGGGGCTGGTGGGAGTTGTCTGCCCAGGGCCCTCCTGGCTGGTTCCCAGCTGCAGCTTCCGCATGTGTCTCACCACCGCCGTGGCGTTGAAGGCTTGCTGCCAACCCCACAGCGTCTGTCATCTGGCACAGGgggccccccccgcaccccctcccccaacgacccccacatccccccaccGGCATCCCCTGCTCACCTTCCACTTGCTCTTTGCAAAATTCTTCTTGATCTGCTCGCTCACCGACTGGTGGATGTTCTTGTCCAGGGCTGTGTCCCCAGCAATCCTGTGGCAGGAGCGGGGGGAGTCAGCGGGGGCCCACCGTGCCCCACAGCTGCCATGGAGTGAGTCGGGGGGGGCAGAGAGTGGCAGGTTCCCCCCCCTTaccagggatgctgcagggctTGCTCGCAGGTGAAGCGCTTGCTGGGGTCCTTCTCCATCAGGTGCTGGATGAAGTCCTTGGCTGGGATGGGGCACGGAGAAGCCATCAGCGCCTGTGcctaccaccaccccccccagctaccaCAACACTGCCGGAAtcccagcccccagcaccccggtgagggggggggggtcccggcttACCCGAGTCTGAGATGTCGTCCCAGTAGGGCGAGTCAAACTCGTACTCGGCCCGCAGGATCTGCTCGAAGAGCTTGGCATCGTTCTCGTCGTAGAATGGGGGGTAACCACAAAGCctggggggggcggtggggagggggatgctggccCCGGGTGGTCCCAGGGGGCCGGACCCctgtggaggggagggggcgggagggagggtaCGTACAGAATGTAGGCGATGACCCCGATGGACCAGCAATCCACTGCCTTGCTGTAGGGCTTCTGCGCCAGCacctctggggctggggggacggCAGGGGTAAGGGGGGCCCCCAACCCCCAGGGAGGGACCCCAACCCGACACCCAGAGTGGTGACAGCCCATGGCAGGCGCTCACCCACGTAGCCGGGGGTGCCACAGGCTGTGGACATGACGCTGCCGCAACCCTCAATCTTCGACAGCCCAAAGTCACTGATCATGATCTTGGAGTCCTCGTCCAGGCTGTAATAGAGCAGGTTCtcgggctgcagggatggggggggtcagggagggGTGACGCCGGGGTCCCCTCCCCGCCACCACGACggggggctgtgtgtgtccccccccgccaccgctcACCTTCAGGTCACGATGGACAATGCCCATGTTGTGCAGGTACTTGACAGCGTCGAGGATCTGCCGGATCAGGGCGCTGGCGTCCCGCTCGGTGTAGAAGCCCTTCTCCACAATGCGGTCAAAGAGTTCCCCCCCTGAGACCCTGCGGGGTCGGGCAGCGCCAGTCagctcggccccccccccccccactccgaGCCGCTCTGGACCCCCCCTGACATGACTCACAGCTGCATGATGAGGTAGAGGTGGGTGCTGCTCTCATAGATGTCATCCAAGGCCACGATGTTGGGGTGCTTGatcctgggggggggcacagcagggTGAGGGGGCTTCcagctgccccccaccctggcccccaCCAGACAGGGAGCAGCCAGGCTCAGCCCCACGGGGCATCACGCGCTGCCGGCTATTTTGGGCGCTGCCGATAACGCCCGGCGATGGGTGCTGGCAGCGGGGAGCCATGCCGGTTGCTGGGGGGGGTGCAGAGCGGGACACCCACGCTAGCACTGGGACAGCCCCTACTTGTGGAGGACGGCAATCTCGTTCTCGATGCTGGTCTCCTTCCCCTCCAGCGCCTTCTTGGCGATGCACTTGATGGCCACCAGCTTCCGCGTCGCCTTCTCCTCCGCCAGGACCACCTCCGAGAAGGCCCccctggggggagggggcgggatgAGGGGTgagcggggcagggggtgccgcTGGCCGGAGCTGCCGCTGCCGCCATGCCACGATTGCTATAGTGACGGGCAGAAAGTCCAGCTATTTATAGGAGAAAAGCGAGCGGGAGCCGTCCGCTGGGACGGCCGGACATGGGCCCTGGCGGGGATGGAGCGCCCGGCATCCCTTGGCCCTCCTGGCGCGGCTGCACCGTCCCCTTATCAGGCAGGATAAAGCCGTGGTGCTGCAGGCAGCCGGGGCTGAGCCATGCCAGGGCCGAGCCCCTGGGTGGGTTTTGGCAGCCCCGTGCCGTGCCATCCAGGGCAAGCAGGGCCACCGTGCCCTGCGCCGGGAGGTGTGCGGGGACCACCTGAAGGCCGAGGTGCCCGGCGGGAGCCGGGACAGAGCCATCGGTGGTGCCCAGGTGGGGCAGGTGGCGGGTGGCCTGATCGCGCCCCACCGGGCCCTAAGCCTTGCCGTAATTAACCTGCTAATCCAGCCTAAGAGCCTTACGGTGCTTTGGGCACCGCCGGGCACCCCTCTCCCAGCCGGGGGACCACCACCGGGCACCCTCGGCATGGCTGCCGGCACGGGGAACCGGCCAGCGGCAGAGGGAGGtggcgggcagggcaggcagcaccgCAAACCCCTGCCCGTACCCAGCTGCGCAGGGCCTCGTGTGCCAGCCCAGCCTTGGGCCAATATTTGAGCTGGCGCGGTTCCACGCAGCGGATTTGGCAAAGCCGGAGGGGTCAGATCCGGCACCGCGAGTGGGTTGTCACCGGTGTCCTGTCCCCCTCCCGCCGCCTGTGACTCACGTGCCCAGGACCTCACGGAAGTCGTAGATGCGCCGAATGTCCTCGGTCCTCTTCTTCCAGCTGGGCCCATCCTGCCCCAGCGGCATGGTGCCCTGTGGGGCCACCCACTCCCACCTGTGACACGAGTGGGGACACGACGTCGGCGTGCTGGAGCGGGGTTGGGGGAGTGTCGTCCAAGATGCCATAAGGATGTTGGGATGTGTGTGGGGGAATGACGGGGGTACCAAGGGGACGTGATCGATGGTTGTCATCATGGGGTGATGGGAACAAGCTCTGTGCCTTTGCTC from Accipiter gentilis chromosome 23, bAccGen1.1, whole genome shotgun sequence includes:
- the CAMK1 gene encoding calcium/calmodulin-dependent protein kinase type 1, with translation MPLGQDGPSWKKRTEDIRRIYDFREVLGTGAFSEVVLAEEKATRKLVAIKCIAKKALEGKETSIENEIAVLHKIKHPNIVALDDIYESSTHLYLIMQLVSGGELFDRIVEKGFYTERDASALIRQILDAVKYLHNMGIVHRDLKPENLLYYSLDEDSKIMISDFGLSKIEGCGSVMSTACGTPGYVAPEVLAQKPYSKAVDCWSIGVIAYILLCGYPPFYDENDAKLFEQILRAEYEFDSPYWDDISDSAKDFIQHLMEKDPSKRFTCEQALQHPWIAGDTALDKNIHQSVSEQIKKNFAKSKWKQAFNATAVVRHMRKLQLGTSQEGPGQTTPTSPGERLAGGTSNGSDCGCLPVSRAQRLPPD